The bacterium sequence GATGAATCTCATGTGACGCTTCCGCAGGTCAGGGGGATGTATAACGGCGACCGCTCGCGCAAGGAAACGCTCGTCGAGTATGGTTTCCGGCTTCCCTCGGCGCTCGACAACCGTCCCCTGAATTACGATGAGTTTCTGAATTCCATCAATCAGGTTATTTTCGTTTCCGCCACACCGGCCGATTTCGAGATGGAAAAGTGTCACGGTGTCTTTGTGGAGCAGATTATACGGCCCACCGGCCTTATCGATCCCATGATTGTGGTAAAGCCCGCCACCGGTCAGGTGGACGATCTTCTCGGCGAGATACGGAAACGTGTTGCCGCGAACGAGCGTATTCTTGTGACCACCCTGACCAAAAAAATGAGCGAAGACCTGACCGATTATTTCGTCCAGATGGGTATCAAAGTGCGGTATCTCCATTCCGAGATTCAGTCGCTCGAACGCGTGGAGATTCTCCGCGGTCTCAGGCTCAGGGAATTCGATGTGATCGTCGGAGTGAACCTGCTCAGGGAAGGGCTCGATCTGCCAGAGGTTTCGCTCGTTGCCATACTCGATGCCGACAAACAGGGATTCCTGCGGAATGAGCGCTCGCTCATACAGACCGCGGGTCGTGCGGCCCGTAACATCAACGGCATGGTCATATTTTACGCCGACACCATGACCGATGCGATGCGCAGAACGATCGAGGAAACCAACCGCAGAAGAAAAATCCAGCGGGCGTATAACGAGAAGCACGGGATTACCCCTGAATCGGTGATAAAGAGCATTGACGATATCCTCAGAACCACGGTCATTGCCGACGGCACAAAGGCAACCGCGAAGGTCGAACGTGAGGAAGTGAATATCCTCGATCTCATGGATTCCCAGGAAGCGCTTGCTGCGCTCAGAAAGAAGATGAAATCCGCAGCCGACAAGCTCGAGTTCGAGGAAGCCGCCCGCCTGAGGGATGAAATCATGCGGATTGAGACCACGGCTAAACCGGGATTCCGGCGCTGATATAAGCTGTTTATAATCAAAATATTATTATTCAGTTCATTACATGTGTTTCATGATTTTTCCGGGTATTCGGATAATGAATTATCCTTGCAATTCCGCTTGAATTTGATTTAATTATTCCCTTCAATAATGCAAATATACATATACCTATAATCACTAATACCATGAGGATTTTGGAAAAACGCCGCCGTCTGCTCCATGAACTGTACGACGTTCTCGAACGGGCAATCGGCCCGACGCACTGGTGGCCTGCCGAAACGCCTTTTGAGGTGTGCATCGGCGCCATATTGACACAGAACGCCCCGTGGACGGGGGTTGTACGGGCGATTGAGGCTCTGAAAAACAGGGGCGTGTTCGATGCCGTATCGATCGCTGAGGCGGATGAGCGTGTGATCGCCGAAGCGGTCAGGCCGACGATTTACTACAATCAGAAAGCGCGGCGTCTCAAGGTATTCTGCAGGTTTCTTCTGGATAATTTCCACGGCGGTGTGGAGAACATGGCCGGTCTCGATTGTGCCGATGCGCGGAAGAAACTGCTCGCTCTGCCCGGCATCGGGTATGAAACCGCCGATTCGATGCTGCTCTACGCCCTCGGAAAGCCGATTTTTGTAGTCGATGCGTACACAAAGAGGATTTTTACACGGCATGGTCTTGCGGAGCCATCATGGGATTACGAAGAACTCCGCAGTTATTTTGAGGATGCGCTCGATCCCGATCCGGTTTTTTACGGCGAATTTCACGGGCTTATCTGCCTTTTGGGCGCTGAAGTGTGCAGACGTAAACCGCTTTGTGACGAGTGCCCTTTGTACGGTCTTTTAGGAAAACCTGTCGTATGAGATGGAAAAGAATACTGTTTCTCGCTTTCGGGCATATGGCTTCGGATTTATATCCGGGTATGCTTGCGCCGCTGCTGCCACTTTTAACGAGCCGGTACGGCTGGTCGCTTGCCCAGGCGGGATTTCTGGTCATGGTCATGCAGATTTTTGCCAACGTCGCTCAGCCCGTTGTCGGAATACTCAACGACCGTAAACCCCTCAGATGGTTTCTCTGGGCAGGCCCGCTCGTATCGGCGGTGCCTTTTGCCTTTCTGCTCTCCGTCCACCGGTTTGACCTGCTGATCGTTCTTCTCAGTATCGTGGGATTCGGGGTATCGATGTTTCATCCTGTAGGTGCCGTTGCCGCCGGTCATATAGCGCACGAGAACCGCAGGGGAATCTCCATGGCCCTCTTCTCGTCCGGCGGTTCGGTCGGAGTCACCCTTGCCCCGCTCGCGGTCGTCCTCGTTGTCAATGTGCTCGGTGAACGTACCATGCCGATCGTTGTTTTTCCTGCGCTCGTGATGGCGGTGTATTTCATCAGGGATAAACAGATTGTCGTAAGCGAACACCAACCCCTTGACATGAAAGAGATGTTCGCGAGTCTCATGGGCAGCCGTCGCGAGCTGTTCATGCTCTGGCTCGTATCGACTTTCAGGGCGATGGTATACAGCCTCGTTCAGGCGTTTCTTCCCATGCTCGCCATCGAACGCGGCGCCACATTCTCTCAGAGCGCGTATTACCTTTCAGCGATGCT is a genomic window containing:
- a CDS encoding endonuclease III domain-containing protein, with translation MEKRRRLLHELYDVLERAIGPTHWWPAETPFEVCIGAILTQNAPWTGVVRAIEALKNRGVFDAVSIAEADERVIAEAVRPTIYYNQKARRLKVFCRFLLDNFHGGVENMAGLDCADARKKLLALPGIGYETADSMLLYALGKPIFVVDAYTKRIFTRHGLAEPSWDYEELRSYFEDALDPDPVFYGEFHGLICLLGAEVCRRKPLCDECPLYGLLGKPVV
- a CDS encoding MFS transporter, which codes for MRWKRILFLAFGHMASDLYPGMLAPLLPLLTSRYGWSLAQAGFLVMVMQIFANVAQPVVGILNDRKPLRWFLWAGPLVSAVPFAFLLSVHRFDLLIVLLSIVGFGVSMFHPVGAVAAGHIAHENRRGISMALFSSGGSVGVTLAPLAVVLVVNVLGERTMPIVVFPALVMAVYFIRDKQIVVSEHQPLDMKEMFASLMGSRRELFMLWLVSTFRAMVYSLVQAFLPMLAIERGATFSQSAYYLSAMLLAGMVGLFIGGHLSDKYGRRRIMAITMIAASPLFYAFLYTTGVISTVLLLLGMLLLSSTIPVNIIMAQRVAPRLAGMASSLVMGVSFMMGGLAAPPFGALADKIGIQAAMNVIFLFPLLGGITVFWLRKE